The following proteins are encoded in a genomic region of Planococcus lenghuensis:
- the murC gene encoding UDP-N-acetylmuramate--L-alanine ligase, whose protein sequence is MKVLHFTGIKGSGMSPLAQIMHDMGEQVQGSDIDKYFFTEELLHKRGITILPFDETNVTGDMTIIAGNAFPDDHPELVKAKELGAEVIRYHTFLGELLKNYVSIAVTGSHGKTSTTGLMAHVLAGYKPVSYLIGDGSGQGAADSRFFVLEACEYRRHFLAYEPDYAIMTNIDFDHPDYFADVEDVFNAFEEMAQRVKKCIIAFGDDANLQRIQAPVPVVYYGLEPENDFQAVNIRKSTEGTTFDVVVRNEFFETFFIPQFGDHTVMNALAVIALCHYENIPSAVIQEQLSSFGGVKRRFTETKLGDRILIDDYAHHPTEIKATLQSAQQKYPDREVVAIFQPHTYTRTQKFLQEFADSLSGADQVYLCDIFGSARENTGKLTISDLSSKIEGSAILQLGNMDPLLVHEHAVFLFMGAGDVQKFQRAFEQEIAQRSSV, encoded by the coding sequence ATGAAAGTACTGCATTTCACCGGTATCAAAGGCTCCGGCATGAGTCCACTGGCACAAATCATGCATGACATGGGCGAACAAGTCCAAGGGTCGGATATCGATAAATACTTTTTTACAGAAGAACTGCTGCATAAACGGGGAATCACGATTTTGCCGTTTGATGAAACCAATGTGACCGGCGATATGACGATTATTGCAGGAAATGCGTTTCCGGATGATCATCCGGAATTGGTGAAGGCAAAGGAACTGGGCGCAGAAGTGATCCGCTATCATACGTTCCTTGGAGAACTGCTGAAAAACTACGTTTCCATTGCTGTGACCGGTTCACACGGGAAGACGTCTACCACGGGCTTGATGGCCCATGTGCTGGCGGGATATAAGCCGGTATCTTACCTCATTGGAGACGGATCGGGGCAGGGGGCGGCGGACTCCCGGTTTTTCGTTTTGGAAGCATGCGAATATCGCCGGCATTTTCTTGCCTATGAACCGGATTATGCAATTATGACCAACATCGATTTTGATCATCCGGACTATTTTGCCGATGTGGAAGATGTATTCAATGCGTTTGAGGAAATGGCACAGCGGGTGAAAAAATGTATTATCGCCTTCGGGGATGATGCAAATCTCCAGCGTATCCAAGCACCGGTTCCGGTAGTTTACTATGGCTTGGAACCGGAAAATGATTTTCAGGCAGTAAATATCCGGAAATCGACGGAAGGGACCACGTTCGACGTTGTCGTCCGGAATGAGTTCTTTGAAACATTCTTCATTCCGCAATTCGGTGATCATACTGTGATGAATGCCCTTGCAGTCATTGCGCTATGTCATTACGAGAACATTCCATCCGCTGTCATTCAGGAACAATTGTCGTCGTTCGGCGGTGTCAAGCGCCGGTTTACAGAAACAAAACTTGGTGACCGGATATTGATTGATGACTATGCGCATCATCCAACAGAAATTAAAGCGACGCTGCAATCCGCCCAACAGAAATATCCCGACCGGGAAGTGGTGGCGATTTTCCAGCCGCATACGTATACGCGTACTCAAAAGTTTCTTCAGGAGTTTGCAGACAGCCTGTCAGGAGCAGACCAGGTCTATTTATGCGATATTTTCGGCTCTGCCCGGGAAAACACCGGTAAATTAACGATCAGCGATTTAAGCAGCAAAATTGAAGGAAGCGCCATTTTGCAATTGGGAAACATGGACCCGCTCCTTGTGCATGAGCATGCCGTGTTTCTGTTCATGGGAGCTGGAGACGTTCAAAAGTTCCAGCGTGCATTCGAACAGGAGATCGCTCAGCGTTCATCCGTCTGA
- a CDS encoding DUF948 domain-containing protein, with the protein MDWEILLYIAALVAAIGFLAACIGLAMLLVGLKNTMKEVADTVAGMENQLQGVMLETTNLLHKTNELTEDIQDKSEKLNTVVDAVQGVGNSVTDLNSTVRRITTTVSAQVEQNEEKIAQVVQWSNVALGIRDKWKERKTYESSTGTAYSSPVPGQKRLPESK; encoded by the coding sequence ATGGATTGGGAAATATTGCTTTACATAGCTGCACTTGTAGCCGCAATTGGATTCTTAGCAGCATGTATCGGGCTTGCTATGCTGCTCGTCGGTTTGAAAAACACCATGAAAGAAGTGGCCGATACAGTAGCAGGTATGGAAAACCAATTGCAGGGCGTCATGCTCGAAACAACAAATTTGCTTCACAAGACAAACGAACTCACAGAGGACATACAGGATAAGTCCGAGAAGCTGAACACAGTAGTGGATGCGGTGCAGGGAGTAGGGAATTCTGTAACAGATCTGAATTCCACTGTGCGGCGAATTACGACCACAGTTTCAGCGCAGGTTGAACAAAATGAGGAAAAGATTGCGCAAGTTGTTCAGTGGAGCAATGTCGCACTTGGAATCCGGGACAAGTGGAAAGAGCGGAAAACATACGAAAGCAGCACCGGAACCGCTTATTCATCGCCAGTCCCTGGCCAGAAACGCCTTCCGGAAAGCAAGTAA
- a CDS encoding YtxH domain-containing protein, whose protein sequence is MTQNNSGNNDRTYNGAKYNNDFYSQNGAHTGVRNTPNYGGTDEGTIQGAGYNQQGYSPQDYGQNANYSYNQRTRVNPYDDLYEFEDNTSSGSGNFLLGAIIGGVAGAAAALFLAPKPGKELRNDLNSQVSKVKEKAASDSSSSTEKSGSGLSQQLKDQSSKLKDQSSKVVDKVKNMAGSSQSPMDDGTASSEGEEQVEVVEEVEVRLENTEAKKGPEGFTSTASALKEAVEEAKDENQSTGSNNNNANSKK, encoded by the coding sequence ATGACACAGAATAATTCAGGAAATAATGACCGCACATATAATGGTGCGAAATACAACAATGACTTTTATTCGCAGAACGGTGCGCATACAGGGGTGCGTAATACGCCGAATTATGGCGGTACGGACGAAGGAACGATCCAGGGCGCCGGATATAACCAGCAGGGTTATTCCCCGCAGGACTATGGTCAGAATGCGAACTACTCTTACAATCAGCGCACGCGAGTGAATCCATATGATGACTTGTACGAATTCGAAGATAACACCAGCTCCGGTTCAGGTAACTTCCTGCTCGGCGCCATCATCGGCGGTGTAGCTGGAGCAGCAGCAGCGCTGTTTCTGGCACCGAAGCCAGGAAAAGAACTGCGCAATGACTTGAATTCCCAAGTCTCGAAAGTGAAAGAAAAAGCAGCATCAGACAGCAGCTCAAGCACTGAGAAATCAGGAAGCGGACTGTCGCAGCAGTTGAAAGATCAGTCGTCTAAACTGAAAGATCAGTCATCTAAAGTAGTTGATAAAGTGAAAAACATGGCAGGCAGCAGCCAGTCCCCAATGGATGATGGGACCGCTTCATCCGAGGGTGAAGAACAAGTGGAAGTAGTTGAGGAAGTGGAAGTTCGCCTCGAGAATACAGAAGCAAAAAAAGGTCCTGAAGGGTTCACTTCTACAGCGAGCGCGCTAAAAGAAGCAGTTGAGGAAGCAAAGGACGAAAATCAGTCGACTGGTTCCAATAACAATAACGCTAATTCAAAGAAGTAA
- the ytxJ gene encoding bacillithiol system redox-active protein YtxJ, with product MENFIRVRNLDEFKRFTQDTESFWLMKHSNTCPISAAAWNEYGEYASMHPNQLFLFLIVQEDRDLSNQLAEITGIKHESPQVFHFYEERVDWNKSHKDITDEAMKEFIA from the coding sequence ATGGAAAACTTTATTCGAGTCCGGAATTTAGACGAATTCAAGCGATTTACGCAAGATACCGAGTCGTTCTGGCTGATGAAGCACAGCAATACGTGTCCGATATCGGCAGCTGCATGGAACGAATACGGAGAGTATGCTTCCATGCACCCGAATCAGCTCTTCCTGTTCCTCATCGTTCAGGAAGACCGGGACTTATCCAATCAGCTTGCGGAAATTACAGGCATTAAACATGAGTCGCCCCAAGTATTCCATTTTTACGAAGAACGGGTGGACTGGAACAAATCGCATAAAGATATTACCGATGAAGCGATGAAAGAATTTATCGCTTGA
- a CDS encoding bifunctional 3-deoxy-7-phosphoheptulonate synthase/chorismate mutase: MSQTELDVLREKVDELNLKILSLINERTAVAREIGKVKEKQGVNRFDPVRERDMLNLLKEHNDGPLEQPRVEHLFKEIFKSALDVQEKEQRKALLVSRKKKAEDTVVEVNGERIGDGKPTFIFGPCAVESYDQVEIVAKAIKEKGQKLIRGGAYKPRTSPYDFQGLGLEGLKILKKAAEEQGLAVVTEIVTPGHLEEALDYLDVIQVGARNMQNFELLKAVGSTNKPVLLKRGMAATIDEFINAAEYIIANGNDQIILCERGIRTYEKATRNTLDISAVPILKQETHLPVFVDVTHSTGRRDLLLPTAKAAIAIGADGVMAEVHPDPAVALSDAQQQMDLGQFDEFYDSLMKFMKQYEMNR, translated from the coding sequence GTGAGTCAAACTGAATTGGATGTACTGAGAGAAAAAGTGGATGAGCTGAATCTCAAAATACTCAGCCTGATTAATGAACGTACGGCTGTGGCACGGGAAATCGGGAAAGTGAAAGAGAAACAAGGTGTAAATCGCTTCGATCCGGTTCGGGAACGCGATATGCTGAATTTGTTGAAAGAGCATAATGACGGCCCGCTTGAACAGCCAAGAGTGGAGCATCTTTTCAAAGAGATTTTCAAATCCGCTCTGGACGTTCAGGAAAAAGAGCAGCGGAAAGCATTACTCGTTTCAAGAAAGAAAAAAGCGGAAGATACAGTCGTTGAAGTGAATGGCGAGCGGATCGGTGACGGGAAGCCGACATTCATCTTCGGGCCTTGTGCAGTCGAATCGTATGATCAGGTTGAAATTGTCGCAAAGGCCATCAAGGAAAAAGGGCAGAAATTGATTCGCGGCGGTGCCTATAAACCGCGTACTTCTCCTTATGATTTCCAGGGGCTTGGCCTTGAAGGGCTCAAAATCCTGAAAAAAGCAGCGGAAGAACAGGGGCTCGCTGTTGTGACTGAAATCGTGACACCGGGTCATCTGGAAGAAGCACTCGATTACCTGGATGTTATTCAGGTAGGTGCCCGGAACATGCAGAACTTTGAATTGCTGAAAGCTGTCGGTTCAACCAATAAACCGGTTCTGCTGAAGCGCGGGATGGCAGCTACAATTGATGAATTCATCAATGCGGCTGAGTACATCATCGCGAATGGCAACGATCAGATCATCCTTTGTGAACGTGGAATCCGTACGTATGAAAAAGCAACGCGGAACACATTGGATATCTCCGCTGTGCCAATCCTGAAACAGGAGACGCACTTGCCGGTATTTGTCGATGTCACCCATTCAACCGGCCGTCGTGACTTGCTGCTGCCAACTGCAAAAGCGGCAATCGCCATCGGAGCAGACGGCGTTATGGCAGAAGTTCACCCGGATCCAGCTGTCGCATTATCAGACGCACAGCAGCAAATGGATCTCGGACAATTCGATGAATTCTACGATTCTTTGATGAAATTCATGAAACAATATGAGATGAACAGATAA
- the ccpA gene encoding catabolite control protein A, whose amino-acid sequence MPVTIYDVAREANVSMATVSRVVNGNHNVKPATRKKVLRVIEELGYRPNAVARGLASKKTTTVGVVIPDIANSFYAELARGIEDIATMYRYNILLSNSDGNEDKERQLLETMLGKQVDGIVFMSERVSEGLRADMERASAPIVLAGSVEESAAVASVNIDYRQAAYEAVSRLTANGHKKIAFVSGPFTSNINQDYKLKGYTEALAEAGIPFDENLVVETDNFYEEGMEAYEQTKQEKPTAFFAGSDELAIGLIHAVQEDGFTVPEQVEVISYENSKLAQMVRPRLTSVAFPLYDIGAVAMRLLTKLMNAEEVEETQVILPHRIEERSSTRNA is encoded by the coding sequence ATGCCTGTCACTATTTATGATGTAGCAAGAGAAGCGAATGTTTCAATGGCAACGGTGTCCCGTGTCGTGAACGGTAACCATAATGTGAAGCCGGCGACACGCAAAAAGGTTCTCCGTGTTATTGAAGAGCTCGGCTACCGTCCAAATGCAGTTGCAAGAGGGCTCGCCAGCAAAAAAACAACGACTGTGGGCGTGGTGATTCCGGATATCGCAAACAGTTTTTATGCGGAATTGGCACGCGGCATCGAGGATATCGCAACGATGTACCGCTATAATATTTTGCTGTCGAATTCGGATGGAAATGAAGACAAAGAACGCCAGTTGCTTGAAACCATGCTTGGAAAGCAAGTCGATGGAATCGTATTTATGAGCGAACGCGTATCAGAAGGACTGCGTGCGGATATGGAGCGGGCAAGTGCGCCAATTGTGTTGGCCGGCTCGGTCGAAGAAAGTGCTGCAGTAGCATCTGTTAACATTGACTACCGGCAGGCTGCTTATGAAGCTGTGAGCAGGCTGACGGCGAACGGTCACAAGAAAATCGCTTTTGTTTCAGGACCATTCACGTCGAACATCAATCAGGACTATAAGCTGAAAGGATATACAGAGGCGCTGGCGGAAGCAGGCATTCCTTTTGACGAAAACCTGGTGGTGGAAACGGATAATTTTTATGAAGAAGGCATGGAAGCGTACGAGCAAACAAAGCAGGAAAAACCGACAGCCTTTTTTGCTGGAAGCGACGAGCTGGCCATTGGTCTGATTCATGCAGTACAGGAAGATGGATTCACGGTCCCTGAGCAGGTGGAAGTGATCAGTTACGAGAACTCAAAGCTTGCCCAGATGGTCAGACCGCGTCTGACGTCAGTCGCATTTCCGCTGTATGATATCGGTGCAGTTGCTATGCGCCTGCTGACAAAGCTGATGAATGCAGAAGAAGTGGAAGAGACGCAAGTGATCTTACCGCATCGAATTGAAGAGCGCAGCTCCACAAGAAACGCCTGA